The following proteins are co-located in the Streptomyces sp. DT2A-34 genome:
- a CDS encoding PfkB family carbohydrate kinase, with protein sequence MAGRNFVDRKNRGLRPEHLAALPRGGALPAGTALHLGSLGLLLEPLASTLDGLIRREAGRRLVSLDPNVRPGLVTDRAAYLRRFAEWVALADVVKASDEDLAWLQPGEPYEAVADHWLASGAGLVLITFGSQGAWAVGRDARVHVPAPAVRGVDTVGAGDAFTAGALAHLHHTGRLDREGIDTIGAGELARLLSYAVQIAADTCTRAGAQPPYRRDGVPTPV encoded by the coding sequence GACAGGAAGAACCGCGGCCTGCGCCCGGAGCACCTCGCTGCGCTCCCGCGCGGCGGCGCGCTGCCCGCGGGGACGGCGCTGCACCTCGGGTCGCTGGGTCTGCTGCTCGAACCCCTGGCCTCCACCCTCGACGGACTGATTCGCCGGGAGGCGGGCCGGCGGCTGGTGTCCCTCGACCCGAACGTGCGGCCTGGCCTGGTCACCGACCGCGCCGCCTATCTCCGGCGGTTCGCCGAGTGGGTGGCGCTCGCCGACGTGGTGAAGGCGAGCGACGAGGACCTGGCCTGGCTCCAGCCGGGCGAGCCGTACGAAGCGGTGGCCGACCACTGGCTCGCGTCCGGGGCGGGGCTCGTCCTGATCACGTTCGGCTCCCAGGGCGCCTGGGCCGTCGGCCGCGACGCCCGCGTCCATGTGCCGGCCCCGGCGGTCAGGGGCGTCGACACGGTGGGAGCGGGCGACGCCTTCACCGCCGGGGCGCTCGCCCATCTGCACCACACCGGCCGACTCGACCGCGAGGGCATCGACACCATCGGCGCCGGCGAACTCGCCCGGCTGCTGTCGTACGCCGTGCAGATCGCGGCCGACACCTGCACCCGCGCCGGCGCCCAGCCGCCGTACCGCCGCGACGGCGTGCCGACCCCCGTGTAG
- a CDS encoding FGGY-family carbohydrate kinase, whose amino-acid sequence MARDLVLGVDAGHTVTKAVLFDAAGRPVAQGSGTLPLSTPRPYWVERGMDDVWRMAHQAIAACLAAAGPDAGRAVAAVGVAGHGDGLYAVDERGRPVRAAIVAMDTRAEPVPEEWRGTAVWSRALDLSGTVPFAGSPAALLAWLARHEPGVLQRARWLLSCKDWLRLRLTGVAATDPTDASASFTDMRRGGYAPELLDLYGLGAFVGLLPPVLACDAVSGTVTREAAALTGLTAGTPVVTGAHDVDAAALGIGGTTPGELCLIAGSFSINQVVGKRPVVDPRWQVRHFVRPGQWMTMSTSPASVANLEWFLRVTGAPSDQRDGVHEVIGREVEAHLDGPSEVLFHPFVYGSPHPHPTSARSSDCAAGTAAAICCRALMEGVVLNHRWHVDALCSKLPITGSARLTGGAARSEVWSQMSADALRRPVVVTDVQESAARGAALLAATAGGLLDDVTDPRAGAAVLRRHEPDPERVAVLDEAYAVYQEAVDALGPVWARLDAPEVPE is encoded by the coding sequence GTGGCGCGTGACCTGGTGCTCGGTGTCGACGCCGGACACACCGTGACCAAGGCCGTTCTGTTCGACGCCGCCGGCCGGCCGGTGGCGCAGGGCAGCGGCACGCTGCCGCTGTCCACCCCTCGCCCGTACTGGGTCGAGCGGGGCATGGACGACGTGTGGCGGATGGCGCACCAGGCCATCGCCGCCTGTCTTGCCGCGGCCGGTCCGGACGCGGGGCGGGCTGTCGCCGCGGTGGGGGTGGCCGGACACGGCGACGGCCTGTATGCCGTCGACGAGCGCGGCCGGCCGGTGCGCGCCGCGATCGTGGCGATGGACACGCGCGCCGAACCCGTGCCGGAGGAGTGGCGGGGCACTGCGGTCTGGTCCCGTGCCCTGGATTTGTCGGGCACGGTGCCCTTCGCGGGCTCCCCGGCCGCCCTGCTGGCCTGGCTCGCCCGCCATGAACCAGGGGTGCTTCAGCGGGCGCGTTGGCTGTTGTCCTGCAAGGACTGGCTGCGCCTGCGGCTGACGGGCGTGGCGGCCACCGATCCCACGGACGCCAGTGCCTCGTTCACCGACATGCGGCGGGGCGGCTACGCGCCGGAACTGCTCGACCTGTACGGCCTCGGCGCCTTCGTCGGCCTGCTGCCGCCCGTCCTGGCGTGCGACGCGGTGAGCGGAACCGTCACCCGCGAGGCCGCCGCGCTCACCGGGCTCACCGCGGGCACCCCCGTCGTGACGGGCGCCCATGACGTCGACGCCGCCGCGCTCGGGATCGGCGGCACGACACCGGGTGAACTGTGCCTGATCGCCGGGTCGTTCAGCATCAACCAGGTGGTCGGCAAGCGCCCCGTCGTCGATCCGCGCTGGCAGGTCCGGCACTTCGTCCGCCCGGGACAGTGGATGACCATGTCCACCTCACCCGCCTCGGTGGCGAACCTGGAGTGGTTCCTGCGGGTGACAGGTGCGCCGTCCGACCAGCGGGACGGCGTCCACGAGGTGATCGGCCGCGAGGTCGAGGCACACCTCGACGGTCCCTCGGAGGTGCTCTTCCACCCGTTCGTCTACGGCTCCCCGCACCCGCATCCCACGTCCGCACGTTCCTCGGACTGCGCGGCTGGCACGGCCGCGGCCATCTGCTGCCGGGCCCTGATGGAGGGCGTCGTCCTCAATCACCGCTGGCACGTCGACGCGCTCTGCTCGAAGCTGCCGATCACCGGGTCGGCCCGGCTCACCGGCGGCGCCGCGCGCAGCGAGGTGTGGAGCCAGATGTCCGCCGACGCCCTGCGGCGGCCGGTCGTGGTGACCGACGTGCAGGAGAGTGCTGCCCGGGGAGCGGCCCTGCTCGCCGCCACCGCCGGCGGACTGCTCGACGACGTGACGGACCCGCGCGCCGGCGCCGCCGTGCTCAGACGCCATGAACCCGACCCCGAGCGGGTCGCCGTACTCGACGAGGCGTACGCGGTGTACCAGGAGGCGGTAGACGCTCTCGGACCGGTCTGGGCCCGCCTGGACGCGCCCGAGGTTCCGGAGTGA